In Candidatus Paceibacterota bacterium, a single genomic region encodes these proteins:
- a CDS encoding DUF1684 domain-containing protein, producing MVSRTDWDAWRAARLASVVSPTGNLALIETRWQEDGQELSLDEVLDGLPDTIKVTDTFQRNFAGEVVARGIRLWDSQSQAIQSFETTDVYPFDPDWIIEATYSQHPESIPVAFEHIKDNGGTRDLVVPGEITVTLDGVEFVLSAFDDGDKLLLVFGDTTNGAETYSAGRFLFVYPSTGTDRIVLNFNQAFVPPCGFSSHYNCPMPPPQNRLHIPVRAGERNPIFRNGYKVS from the coding sequence ATGGTTTCACGCACTGACTGGGATGCATGGCGGGCTGCACGATTAGCCTCCGTTGTATCACCAACTGGCAATCTCGCCCTCATCGAAACTCGGTGGCAAGAAGACGGTCAGGAGTTATCTCTAGACGAGGTGTTGGATGGTCTTCCAGATACGATTAAGGTGACCGACACTTTTCAACGCAATTTTGCGGGTGAGGTAGTAGCACGGGGAATTCGTTTGTGGGATTCACAATCTCAAGCGATCCAATCTTTTGAAACAACGGACGTTTATCCCTTTGATCCCGATTGGATCATCGAGGCGACTTATTCCCAGCATCCTGAATCTATTCCAGTGGCCTTCGAACATATAAAGGACAACGGCGGCACCCGTGACTTGGTAGTGCCTGGCGAGATCACTGTTACGTTAGATGGCGTCGAATTCGTGCTTAGCGCATTCGATGATGGGGACAAATTATTACTCGTTTTTGGAGATACAACCAACGGCGCGGAAACATATTCAGCCGGAAGATTCCTCTTTGTCTACCCATCAACCGGTACCGATCGAATAGTCCTCAATTTCAATCAAGCCTTTGTGCCACCCTGTGGTTTCTCCAGTCATTACAATTGTCCGATGCCACCACCTCAGAATCGTCTACACATTCCTGTCCGAGCCGGCGAGCGAAACCCAATTTTTCGAAATGGCTACAAAGTAAGTTAA